In Mycolicibacter virginiensis, the DNA window ACTGGACGGGCTGTCTGCCGACGGCACCATCCGGGTCCTGGTTGCCCACGGCGGCGTCGACGCGCTCGACCCCGACCCCGGCAACCCGGCGCTGGTTCGGCTGGCCGGCCTGCAAGACGCCCTGTCTCGCGGCGCAATCCACTACGTCGCCTTGGGGGACAAGCACTCTCGCACCCAGGTCGGGGACACGGGCCGCATCTGGTACTCCGGCTCCCCGGAAGTCACCAACTTCGACGACATCGAATCCGACCCCGGCCACGTGCTGGTGGTCGACATCGACGAGGCCGACGGCACCGTTCGCGTGGACTCCCGCCACGTCGGCCGATGGCGGTTCATGACGCTGCACCGCCAGCTTGACACCGGCCGCGACGTCACCGACCTGGACATCAACCTCGATCAGCTACCCGATAAGGAACGCACGGTGGTTCAGCTGGCCCTGACAGGTTCGCTCAGCGTCACCGACCGGGCCGCCCTCGACGTCTGCCTGGACCGGTATTCGCGCCTGTTCGCCTGGGTGGGCACCTGGAAACGTCACACCCACCTGGTGGTGGTTCCCGCTGACGGGGAATTCACCGACCTCGGAATCGGTGGTTTCGCCGCCGACGCGGTCGAGGAACTGGTCGCCGCCGCTCGCGGCGCCGACACCGGTGCCGCCGACGACGCCCACGCAGCGCTGGCGCTGCTGCTGCGCCTGGTCGATCGGGGAGTGGCATGAGGCTGCACCGGTTGGTGCTGACCAACTACCGCGGTGTGGCGCACCGCGAGATCGACTTCCCCGACCACGGCGTGGTGGTGGTCTCCGGCGCCAACGAGATCGGCAAGTCCTCGATGATCGAGGCGCTGGACCTGTTGCTGGAGTCCAAGGACCGCTCCGCCAAGAAGGACGTCAAACAGGTCAAACCCACCTACGCCGACGTGGGCGCCGAGGTCACCGCGGAGATCAGCACCGGCCCTTACCGTTTCGTCTATCACAAACGCTTCCACAAAGCCCCCCGGACGCAACTGACGATCGTCGAGCCGCGCCGCGAGCAGCTCACCGGCGACGAGGCACACGATCGAGTCCGTGCCATGCTGGACCAGACCATGGACACCGGCCTCTGGCAGGCCCAGCGGGTGTTGCAGGCGTCGTCGACGGCGGCGGTGGATTTGTCCGGTTGCGATGCGCTGTCTCGGGCGCTGGACGTCGCCGCCGGCGACACCGCCACCCGCAGCGGAACCGAGCCCGTTCTCATCGAGCGGATCGATGCCGAGTACGCGCGCTACTTCACCGGGACCGGGCGTCCCACCGGCGAGTGGTCCAGTGCCATCGCCGCGCTGGCCGACGCCGACGCCGAGGTAGCGCGGTGCGCCGAGCTGCTCGCCGAAGTCGACGATCGCGTGCACCGGCACGCCGAGCTGTCCGAACAGTTGGCGTACTTGACCGACGAGCAGGCCGCCGCGGACGCCCGGCACAGCACGGCGCAGGCCGCCGGCGCCGCAATCACCGAGTTACGCGGCCAGCTTCGCGATGCACAGTTGATGGCCACCGCGGCCAAAGCCACCGGTGCCGCGACCGACAGCGCTCTCGCCGAGCGGCATCGGCAGCGTGACGAACTCGAATCCCGGGCGGCTGCGATCAGCCTGCTGGACCACGAGATCGACATCGCGGCCCAGGCGCAGGCCGCCGCTGATGCCGAGGCCACCGCCGCAGACGCCGTCGCGGCCGATGCCGCCCAGGCCGTGGTCGCCGCTACCGAGCGCGCCGCATCGGCCCGCCGCGTGGTCGATCAACTCGCCGCTCAAGAGGAGGCGGACCGGCTCGCTGACCGGATCGCCCGGCTGGAAGCCACCGAAGGCCAGCTCGCCGTGGTGGCGGCCGAGCTGGCGCAGATCACCGTAACCGAGCCGATCCTGCGCCGAATCGAAGCGGCGTCGGCGGCCTGCGACCGGAGCGAGGCGTCGCTGGCCGCGATCTCGGCGACACTGGAACTCACCGCGGTCGCCGACATCGATCTGACGATCGCCGGGGAACCCACCCCACTGCCCGGCGGCCAGAGTTGGTCGGCCACCGTCACTGACGGCATCGAGGTCGATCTGCCCGGCCTGCTACGTGTGCTCGTCCGCCCGGGCGACAGCGCGCGTGAAGCCGGCGTCAAACATGCTGCGGCACAGGCCGAACTCGCGGATGCCCTGGCGGCGGCCGGCGTGACTGATCTGGCGGAGGCGCGGTGCGCCGACCAGCGGCGCCGGGAACTGCTGGGCAGCCGCGACCAGTTGGCCGCCGCGCTGGCCGCGCTGCGCGGTGACGAGGAGATCGAGGCGTTGCGGGCACGGCTGACACGACTGCGCGGCGAGCATGGCGAGATCCCGACCGGGATCACACCGGAGCAGGCCCGCGCCGATCGTGACCAGGCTGAGGCACTGCGGGCGCAGGCCGCCACCGACTGCGAAGCCTTGCGCCGCGCCGCTCAGGAGACTGCGGCCCGTCGCACCGAAGCTGCCACGCGGCTGACGCTGCTGCGCGAGAAGGTTGCGGCGCAGCGTGGTGAGTTGGAGGCGGTCCACCAGCGTCTCGCCGCACAGCGGGCAACGGTCAGCGATGACGAGCTCGCGGCTACCGCCGACTCCAACGTTCAGGCGTTGCGCACCGCCGAGCAGCGGGTGACCGAGCTGTCCGAACAGCTGGGCGCCGCCGCCCCCGATGCGATCGACGCTGAACTCGCCGCAGCGCAGGCCGCGGCGCAGGAAGTGCGGGCCCGGCACGCCGAGACCACCCGCGCGCTGCACGAGGTGGAGGTCGAGCTCGCCGTGTTCGGCACCCAGGGCCGGCGGGGTCAGCTCGACGCCGCACAGACGGCGCGGGAACACACTGCGGCCGAACACGATCGGATCGGGCGTCGGGCACGCGCCGCGGCGCTGCTGCGGTCGACGATGATTCGTCACCGCGACGACACCCGCCGGCGCTACGTCGAGCCGTTCCGTGCCGAGATCCAGCGGCTGGGCGCTCACGTATTCGGCGCCGACTTCGAGGTCGACGTCGACACCGACCTGAAGATCTGCGCCCGCACCCTCGGTGGTCGCACCGTGCCCTACGAGTCGCTGTCTGGCGGCGCCAAGGAACAGCTGGGCATCCTGACCCGGCTGGCCGGGGCGGCGCTGGTGGCCAAGGAGGACAGTGTTCCGGTGGTGATCGACGACGCGCTCGGCTTCACCGACCCGGACCGGCTGGAGAAGATGGGCGCGGTGTTCGACGCGGTGGGCTCGAACGGCCAGGTGATCGTGTTGACCTGCGACCCGGATCGCTATCGCAGCGTCATCGATGCCCACCGCATCGACCTGACCGCCTGATCCCTGGAGTTATCGGGCGCCGAACCAGGTGGTCAAGGCGTCGCCCAATCCGGCGGCTGACCCGTCGCCGACCCACGCGACGTGGCCGTCCGGTCGGATCAGCACGGCATCGGGTGCCGCTACAGCGCCCAGCACCGGCAGCTCCCATGGGCCGTCGTAGTCGGCATCGAGCGCCGCTACCCGGTCAGCCCACGGGCTGATATCGAAATCCCAAGGGGCGCCGAAGTTCAGCAGAGCGCCGCGACCTTCGTGGAGCAGCGTGAAAACTCCCACGGTGCCGGCCGGCGTCGACACCTCCAGATCAGGCATCCGTCGACCCACCAGCGGATGACCGCCGCCGAGATCGTAGTGAATGTCCAAGCCGCACATCATTGCCGCGATCCGCCGGCGCGGCTCGTCGAGACTGAGCAGTTCGGCGATGGTGTCTCGCAAGGCGTCCACCCGCGGGCCGGGCTCCAGCAGTGTGCTCTGGGCCATGGTGTTGTGCAGGACGCGGGCGCCGACCGGATGACGCTCGGCGTGGTAGCTGTCCAGCAAGTCCTCGGGTGAGGTCCCGGCGAGCACCTGAGCCAGCTTCCAGCCGAGGTTCACCGCATCTTGAACGCCGGTGTTGAGGCCCTGCCCGCCTGCCGGGGAATGCACGTGGGCGGCATCGCCGGCCAGTAACACCCGCCGGTCCCGGTAGCGTTCGGCTTGCCGGGTCACGTCGGTGAACCGACGGACCCAGCGGACATTGTGCAACCCGTAATCGGTGCCGCGCCGCGAGATCAGGGCCCGGCTGACATCATCGGGCGTCGGCTCCTCGCTGGACTCCAGCTCGGGCGCGGTGACCATTACCCGCACCGGCCCGCCGGTCTCGAGGCGGAAGAACGAGTGGATGCCGACCTCGTCGCGGTGCAGGCCCCAAGGCGGCTCGTCGGCCAGGTCGCCCTCGGTGATCAGGCAGATGGCCGTCGGGTCCCAACCGGGGAACGCGATTCCGGCCATCTTGCGGATCTGGCTGCGCCCACCGTCGCACCCGACCAGGTAGGCGGCGCGCAGCGTAGTGCCGTCGGAGAGTTCGACGTCGACGCCGGAGTCGTCCTGGGCGAAGCCGATCACGTCGCGGCCGTGGTAGATCCGCACACCCAGTTCGTTGACCCAGTCGGCGAGGGTGCGCTCGACGCGGTACTGCGGCAGGCCGACGGTGTAGTTGTGCCGAGTCGGCAAGTCGCTGATGTCCAACATGATCCACGCGAAGTGACAGATCTGGCCGATGCGCCCCTGTGCCAGGAACCGGTCGACGATTCCGCGCTGGTCGAGGATCTCGATGGTGCGCGGCGTGATACCGCCCGCCCGCGACCCGGTCAGGTCATGGCCGTCGCGTCGCTCGACGATCACGACGTCGACCCCGGCCAAGGCCAGTTCGCCCGCCAGCATCAGCCCGGTCGGGCCGGCCCCGACGATCACCACCTGATGCCCGGTCATCAGTCCTTGAGGAATCCGATCACGGTGTAGTCCAGATCCGCCAGGCCCGGCGCCCCGAAGTTGGCCAGCGAACTGCGCACCGCGACATTACCGGTGGTCTGAATCAGGGGCAGGCTGAATCCCTCGGCCCACAGCAGGCTGTCGACCTCGTTGGCCCGGGCGCGAGCCAGCGCCGGATCGAGTGCCTCCAGTGTCTCCTCGATCTTGGCGTCGATGGCTGGGCTGCCGATCTTGCCGAAGTTGGCCTCCCCGTAGGAGGCGGAGATCTGGTTGAGCCCGGCCAGCGGGAAGGCGTCACCGACCCAACTGAATTGGGCGATGTCGAAGTCGCCGACGTTGACGTAGTCGGTGAAGAAGCCGCCCCCGGCCTTGGCGTCCAACTGCAGCTTGACCCCGATTTGGGCCAGGTTGTGCTGGGCCACTTGGGCGAACTGCCGCGTGCTCGATGCGTCGTAGAACAGGTGGCGGATCACCAGCGGGCGACCGTTCTTCTCCCGGAACTTGCCGTGCAGTGTCCAGCCGAGCTCGTCGAGTTCGCGTGCGGCGCGCTCGGGGTCGTAGGCCACCACCGCGCTGTTGTCCTGGTAGCCCTCCTGGCCGGCGACGTAGATGTGGTTGTTCAGCGGCACCGGGTCGGCGGTCAGGCCGCGCTGGGTGACCTTGGCGATGGTGGACCGGTCGATGCCGCGCATGACCGCCAGCCGCAGCGCCTTGTCGGACAAGATGGCGCCGGGTGCCCCGTTGAAGGTGAAGTGGTTCCAGGCCGGGGTCGGCGCCCGCCGGATCGCGATGCCCTCGGTGCGGCGCGCGATCGTCAACTGATCCAGGGTGGCTACCCCGGTGGCGTCGATGGTGTGGTTCTGCAGCGCCGGCATCCGGGCGGCCTCGTCGAGCACCAGGTAGGTGATGGTGTCGAGCTTCGGAGTCCGGCCCCACCAGGCGGGGTTGCGGGTCAAGGTGATCCGCTGACTGGTGCGGTCCAGCGTCGACAGTACGAACGGCCCGGCCGAGGGGCCCGGCTTGCTCAGCTGAGCCTTGTTGAAGGTCTGCGGGTCGCCGGTCATGCTGGCCGGCAACAGCATCGAGTTGCCCGCGAACATGCCCCGCCACTCGGCGTAGGGCTTGGCGAAGCGCATCACGGCCTGCCGGTCGTCGACGCCGCGGGTCACCGAGGCGACCCGCTCGGCGCCGTTGGTGGTCGCGATCGCGTACCCGCTGTCGGCGCCACTGGTGGCATGGATCTGGCTGGCGATGTCTTTCCAGGTGAGCGGTGTCCCGTCGCTCCACACCGCTTTCGGATTGATGGTGTAGGTGACCACCTGGGGGTTGGTGCCGGTCAGCTCCACACTGGTGAAGTAGTCGGTGTCCACCGTCGCCGAGCCGTCCGGGCCGATGGTGAATGCCCGCGGCATGGTGGCCTTGAGCATGGCGGCGTTCTCGGCCAGGTTGCCGTCGATGTGCAGCGGGTTGAAGTTCGGCGGGAACTGGGTCATCGACAGCCGCAGGTTGCCGCCGTCCCGCAGTTTCGCCGGGTCCTGCGGGTTGATGTCGCTGGCGGTGCCGACCGTGGCGGTGCCCTCGGGTGCGGTGATATCGACTGCCGCGCACCCGTTCAGCGCCAGGCCGGCAGCCAACACGGTGGCCACCACCCCGTTGACTCTGCGTCCACCAGGCACTCTTCTCGCACAACTCTTTGGTGAGCGCAGAGTCAACGTCATAGTCATAAGTGTGGCACCGCGGCCAAGAGACGCCGGGTGTAGTCGTGTTGGGGATCGCGGAACACCTGATCGGCCTCGCCCTGTTCGACGATCGCTCCGGCGTACATCACCGCGACCCGGTGCGCCAGGTGTTTGACCACCGAAAGGTCATGCGACACAAACAGGTAGGACAATCCGAGTTGCTGCTGCAGGTCCAGCAGCAGGTTGATGATGCCGGCCTGAATCGACACATCGAGTGCGGACACCGGTTCATCCAGTGCGAGGATCTTCGGCTGCAACGCCAGGGCCCGGGCGATGCCGATCCGCTGCTTCTGCCCGCCGGAGAACTCCGAGGGATAGCGCAGCGCGTCGCCGCGGCGCAGCCCCACCAGCTCTAGCAGTTCGGCGACCCGGGCATGGATGGCGGCCTTGTCGGAGCCGTTGGCGCGCAGGGGTTCCGCCAGCAGTTCGAACACCGGCAGTCGGGGATCCAGTGAGGCGACCGGATCCTGGAACACCACCTGCAGGTCACGCCGCAGGGCACGACGGCCGTCGCGCTTCAACGCGGCGACATCGGCGCCGAGCACTTCGATCGACCCGGACTGCGGCGCGGCCAGCTCCAGGATCTGGTGCAATGTGGTGGATTTGCCCGAGCCGGATTCGCCGACGATGCCCAGCGTGCGGCCCTGCTGCAACTCGAAGCTCACACGAGAGACGGCGCGCACCTCGCCGGCGCGGCGGCGCAGCACCCCCTTGGTCAGCGGGTAGGTCTTGACCAGATCGCGGACCCGCAGCACGGTGGGGGTTTCCGCCGCGACCGCAGCCGGCACTTCGGTGCGCACGCCATAGATGTCGGCAGCGCTGCGCCCGATGACCTGGTCGGTGTGAATGCAGGCCGCGGAATGGTTCTCCCCGACGCTGAGCAGTTCCGGCTCTGCCGCCAGGCAGTCGTCGGCGGCCAATGGGCAGCGCGGGGCAAAGGGACACCCCGCATCTATCCCGGCCGTCAATGACGGTGGGGCGCCCGGGATCGGCACCAGCCGGGTGCCCTGTGGGGCGTCCAGGCGGGGCACCGAACCCAACAGGCCGACCGTGTAGGGCATCCGCCGGTCGGAGTACAAGGCCTCGACCGGTGCGGCTTCGACCACCCGTCCGGCGTACATCACCAGGGCCCGGTCGGCGAATTCGGCGACCACTCCGAGGTCGTGGGTGATGATCAGTACCCCGGCACCGGTCACATCACGCGCTGTCTTGAGGACCTCGAGGATCTGGGCCTGCACGGTGACGTCGAGCGCAGTGGTGGGCTCGTCGCAGATCAGCAGGTCCGGGTCGCAGGCGATCGCGATCGCGATCACCACCCGCTGCCGTTCCCCGCCGGAGAGCTCGTGCGGAAACGCCCGCGCCCGTTGCTCGGGCCGGTTGATCCCGACCAGCTCCAGCAGCTCGACTGCCCGTCGGCGCGCCGCAGCGCGGCCCACCCGGGGCTGGTGCACTTCGATGGCCTCGGCGATCTGATCGCCCACGGTGTACACCGGTGTCAGCGCCGACATCGGATCCTGGAACACCATCCCGATCGAGGCGCCGCGGAACTTCGACATGGCGGTGTCGCCCAGCCCGATCAACTGCGTGCCCTGCAGGCGCACCGAACCGGACACCTGCGCATATTCGGGCAGCAGCCCCATCACGGCCATCGCCGCCGCGGATTTGCCTGAGCCCGACTCGCCGACCATCGCCACCACTTCGCCGGCGTCAACGTGGTAGCTGACGCCGCGCACCGCACGCACGGCGTCGCGGCCGGCGCCGAACGTCACGGCCAGGTCGGAGACTTCCAGCAGGGTGCTCATCAGCGGCCTCGCAGCGTCGCGGCGTCGGGGTCCAGGGCGTCCCGCAGGCCGTCCCCGGCGAGGTTGGCGCAGACCAGGATCGTGATCAACACCCCGGCCGGGAACAGGAAGACCCACGGGAAGGTGATGGCCGAGGCGGTGCCGTCGGCGATCAGGGTGCCCAGCGAGACGTCGGGCGGCTGGATGCCGAAACCCAGGTAGCTCAAACCGGTTTCGGCCAGGATCGCCACCGCGACGTTCAGCGCGGTGTCGATGATCAAGATGGACGCTACGTTGGGCACCACGTGGTCGATGATGATGCGCCGGCTGGAGACGCCCATATACCGTGCGGCCCGGATGAATTCACGTTCCCGCAGGCTCATGGTCAGCCCGCGCACCATGCGGGCGCTAATCATCCAGCTGAACCCGGCCAGCAACAGCACCAACAGGGCGATGTTGCCGCTGTTCTTGGTACGTGGGGTGATGATCGCGATCAGGATGAAGGCCGGCACCACCAGCAGCAGGTCGACCAGCCACATCAGCACCCGGTCGCGCCATCCACCGAAATACCCCGAGATCGCTCCGACGGTCGCGGCGATCACCGTGGAGATCAGCGCGACGCACACCCCGATCAGCATCGACTTCTGCATGCCGCGCAAAATCTGTGCCAGCAGGTCTTGGCCCAACGCGTTGGTGCCCAGCCAGTGTCGAGCTCCGGGCGGAACCAGCAGCGCGTCGTAGTCCAGGTCGGTGTAGGAGTAGGGCAGCAGGCCCGGCAGGGTGTAGCAGCCGACGAACATCACCGCGAGCAGTCCCAGCGCGCCGACCGCGCTGCGGCTGCGCAGGAACCGGCGCAGCACCAGGGTGCGCCGCGAGGCGAACTCGATCTCGGTACTCATGACACCCGCACCCGCGGGTCGAGCATCGCGTAGATGACGTCGGAGAGCAGCCCGGCCAGCAGCACCACGCCACCGGAGAACACCGTGATGGCCGCGACGATGTTGGTGTCCTGAGTCGCCACGCCCTGCACCACCCATTCGCCCATGCCGTGCCAGCCGAAGATCTTTTCGACGAACACCGCTCCGGTGACCAGCCCGGCCACCCCGTAGGCGAACAGTGTCGCCATCGGGATCAGCGCGGTGCGCAGCCCGTGTTTGAACAGCGCGCGACGGCGGGTGAGTCCCTTGGCCCGTGCGGTGCGGATGAAGTCCTGGCCGAGTACGTCGAGCATCGCGTTGCGCTGGTAGCGGCTGAAGCTGGCGGCCGCGCCCAACGCCAAGGTCAGCGACGGCAGCACCAGATGCTGCAGCCGATCGGCCAGCCCGGGCCAGAAGCCGGTGATCAGCCCGGGGGAGGTCTCGCCGGTGTAGTCGAACAGCTGGGCGCCCAGCGCCCAGTTCACCCGTAGTGCGCTGAGGATCACCAGGTTGGCCAGCACGAAGGTCGGTACTGAGAGCACTAGCAGCGCGGCCATGGTGATGACCCGGTCCGACAGTCGGTATTGGCGTACCGCCCCCCACGCGCCGGCCACCACGCCGATCGCGGTGCCGGCCAGGGAACCGACTACCAGCAGGCGCAGGCTGACTCCGACACGCCGGCCCAGTTCCCCGGAGACCGGCTGGCCGGTGACGGTGACACCGAAGTCGCCGCGCACCGCGTGCGAGGCCCAGTGCGCGTAACGCAGTGGAATCGGCTTGTCCAGGCCGAGCTCGGCGGCCTTGGCGTCGATCACGGCCTGCGGCGGACGTGGGTTGCGCTGCATGAGGCTGTCCAGCGGCGCGAAGGCCAAGGAGGTCAGGCAGAAGGTCAGAAACGAGGCGAGGCCCAGCAGCACCAGGTAGTTCAGCGCCCGGCCGGCCAGAAACCGCGTCATGGCCAAAAGGGTAGAGGTCGGCGCCGGAGCAGGCGTTGCCGGCAGAGCATTATCGAGTGATTTTTACCCGTGAAATCCGGGGGCTCCTTCACTAGGCTCCGCTGCACCGCGACAGAGGAGAAGACCTGTGACCGTCACCGATGACTACCTGGCGAACAACGCTGAATACGCGAAGACCTTCACCGGTCCGCTGCCCATGCCACCGAGCAAGCACGTCGCGATCGTCGCCTGCATGGACGCCCGCCTCGACGTCTATCGGGTGCTTGGCCTCAACGAGGGCGAGGCGCATGCCATCCGCAACGCCGGGGGTGTGGTCTCCGACGACGCGATCCGCTCCCTGGCGATCAGCCAACGGTTGTTGGGCACCCGGGAGATCATCCTGATCCACCACACCGACTGCGGGATGCTCACCTTCACCGACGACGACTTCAAGCGCTCCATCCTGGAAGAGACCGGCATCCGCCCAACCTGGTCGGCCGAGGCGTTCCCGGACCCGGTCGAGGATGTCCGCCAGTCGCTGCGGCGGATCAAGGCCAGCCCGTTCATCACCCAGACCACGTCGCTGCGCGGGTTCGTCTTCGACGTCGCCACCGGCAAGCTCGACGAGGTCACGCTGTAGCCCTCAGTGCCGAGCAGTCGCGAAAGCCCCCTCCAGGACGGGCCGGAGGGGGCTTTCGCGACTGCTCGCGGGCGAGGCCGCATAGATCACATTGACAGCAACACAGTGCGGCTGGTTGCATAGCCAGCCATAACCAACAAATATGGTAAGTCTCACCAAGATTATCGGGTATCTCTGGCAAGGAAGTCATGACCAGTAACGTCACTGCGCCCCCCGAGGCCGCCACGGCTGGGCACTATCAGCTCACGCATCTGCGCACCCTGGAGGCCGAGGCCATCCACATCATCCGGGAGGTGGCGGCGGAGTTCGAGCGTCCGGTGCTGCTGTTCTCCGGCGGCAAGGACTCCATCGTCATGCTGCATCTGGCCGTCAAGGCGTTCGCGCCGGGCCGGCTGCCGTTCCCGGTGATGCACGTCGACACCGGCCACAACTTCGACGAGGTCATCGCCGCGCGTGACGAGCTCGTCGCCCAGACCGGGGTCCGGCTGGTGGTCGCGTCGGTACAAGACGACATCGACGCCGGACGGGTGGTCGACGACGGGCCGTCGCGCAACCCGCTGCAGACCGTCACGTTGCTGCGGGCCATCCGCGAGAACAAGTTCGACGCCGCGTTCGGCGGTGCCCGCCGCGACGAGGAGAAGGCTCGCGCCAAGGAACGGGTGTTCAGCTTCCGTGACGAGTTCGGCCAGTGGGACCCCAAGGCCCAACGGCCCGAGCTGTGGAACCTCTACAACGGCCGGCATCGGGCCGGCGAGCATATTCGGGCGTTCCCGCTGTCGAACTGGACCGAGTTCGACATCTGGTCCTACATCGGGGCCGAGGAAATCGCGCTGCCGTCAATCTATTTCGCGCACCAGCGCAAGGTGTTCCGGCGTGACGGCATGCTGCTGGCCGACCACGAATTCCTGCGCCCCGTGGACGGGGAAGAGGTGTTCGAGACTTCGGTCCGGTTCCGCACCGTCGGCGACGTCACCTGCACGGGCTGCGTGGAATCCACGGCGGCCACCGTCGAAGAGGTGATCGACGAGACCGCGGTATCGCGGTTGACCGAGCGCGGGGCGACTCGCGCCGATGACCGGATCTCCGAAGCAGGCATGGAAGACCGCAAGAGGCAGGGGTATTTCTGATGGGTGCGGCAACCACGCTGCTTCGAATCGCCACGGCCGGATCGGTCGACGACGGCAAGTCCACGCTGATCGGACGGCTGCTGTTCGACTCCAAGGCCGTCATGGAGGACCAGCTGGCCTCGGTCGAGCGCACCTCCCGTGAGCGCGGCAACGACTACACCGACCTGGCCCTGGTGACCGACGGCCTGCGCGCCGAGCGCGAGCAGGGCATCACCATCGATGTCGCCTACCGCTATTTCGCAACGCCGAAGCGGAAATTCATCATCGCCGACACCCCGGGGCACATCCAATACACCCGTAACATGGTGACCGGCGCCTCGACCGCTCAGCTGGCGATCGTGCTGGTCGACGCACGGCACGGGCTGCAGGAGCAGTCTCGCCGGCACACCTTCCTGGCGTCGCTGCTGGGGATTCGCCACATCGTGCTGGCGGTCAACAAGATGGACCTGATCGACTGGGACGCCGAGAAGTTCGAGGCGATCCGCGACGACTTCCACTCGTTCGCCACCCGCCTGGACGTGCACGATGTGACGACTATCCCGATCTCGGCGCTGCTCGGCGACAACGTGGTGACCAAGTCGGACAAGACGCCCTTCTACGACGGTCCGGCGCTGCTGTCGCACCTCGAAGAGGTCTACATCGCCGG includes these proteins:
- a CDS encoding ABC transporter permease; amino-acid sequence: MSTEIEFASRRTLVLRRFLRSRSAVGALGLLAVMFVGCYTLPGLLPYSYTDLDYDALLVPPGARHWLGTNALGQDLLAQILRGMQKSMLIGVCVALISTVIAATVGAISGYFGGWRDRVLMWLVDLLLVVPAFILIAIITPRTKNSGNIALLVLLLAGFSWMISARMVRGLTMSLREREFIRAARYMGVSSRRIIIDHVVPNVASILIIDTALNVAVAILAETGLSYLGFGIQPPDVSLGTLIADGTASAITFPWVFLFPAGVLITILVCANLAGDGLRDALDPDAATLRGR
- a CDS encoding ABC transporter permease codes for the protein MTRFLAGRALNYLVLLGLASFLTFCLTSLAFAPLDSLMQRNPRPPQAVIDAKAAELGLDKPIPLRYAHWASHAVRGDFGVTVTGQPVSGELGRRVGVSLRLLVVGSLAGTAIGVVAGAWGAVRQYRLSDRVITMAALLVLSVPTFVLANLVILSALRVNWALGAQLFDYTGETSPGLITGFWPGLADRLQHLVLPSLTLALGAAASFSRYQRNAMLDVLGQDFIRTARAKGLTRRRALFKHGLRTALIPMATLFAYGVAGLVTGAVFVEKIFGWHGMGEWVVQGVATQDTNIVAAITVFSGGVVLLAGLLSDVIYAMLDPRVRVS
- the cysD gene encoding sulfate adenylyltransferase subunit CysD, which encodes MTSNVTAPPEAATAGHYQLTHLRTLEAEAIHIIREVAAEFERPVLLFSGGKDSIVMLHLAVKAFAPGRLPFPVMHVDTGHNFDEVIAARDELVAQTGVRLVVASVQDDIDAGRVVDDGPSRNPLQTVTLLRAIRENKFDAAFGGARRDEEKARAKERVFSFRDEFGQWDPKAQRPELWNLYNGRHRAGEHIRAFPLSNWTEFDIWSYIGAEEIALPSIYFAHQRKVFRRDGMLLADHEFLRPVDGEEVFETSVRFRTVGDVTCTGCVESTAATVEEVIDETAVSRLTERGATRADDRISEAGMEDRKRQGYF
- a CDS encoding beta-class carbonic anhydrase, with the translated sequence MTVTDDYLANNAEYAKTFTGPLPMPPSKHVAIVACMDARLDVYRVLGLNEGEAHAIRNAGGVVSDDAIRSLAISQRLLGTREIILIHHTDCGMLTFTDDDFKRSILEETGIRPTWSAEAFPDPVEDVRQSLRRIKASPFITQTTSLRGFVFDVATGKLDEVTL